The proteins below are encoded in one region of Shewanella algae:
- the fdh3B gene encoding formate dehydrogenase FDH3 subunit beta yields MAVMKFLCDTKRCIECNGCVTACKNENDSALEWGIQRRRVVTINDGQPGEASISVACMHCTDAPCMAVCPADCFYRTDDGIVLHNKDTCIGCGYCFYACPFGAPQFPKKTAFGSRGKMDKCTFCAGGPEENFSEAERKKYGANRIAEGKLPMCAELCSTKALLAGDAEVVSNIYRERMAARGNPNVIWGYNPKTGEIN; encoded by the coding sequence ATGGCAGTCATGAAATTCTTATGTGACACCAAGCGCTGCATCGAGTGTAACGGTTGCGTCACAGCCTGTAAAAATGAAAACGACTCCGCGCTCGAGTGGGGTATCCAGCGTCGCCGGGTGGTGACCATCAATGATGGTCAGCCCGGTGAAGCGTCCATTTCAGTTGCCTGTATGCATTGTACCGACGCGCCTTGTATGGCCGTTTGTCCTGCAGACTGCTTCTACCGCACTGACGATGGCATAGTGCTGCACAACAAAGATACCTGTATCGGTTGTGGCTACTGCTTCTATGCCTGTCCTTTCGGGGCGCCTCAATTCCCGAAAAAGACCGCCTTCGGCAGTCGCGGCAAGATGGATAAGTGTACTTTCTGTGCCGGTGGTCCAGAGGAAAACTTCTCTGAAGCCGAGCGTAAGAAGTACGGTGCCAACCGTATCGCCGAAGGTAAGTTGCCTATGTGTGCCGAGCTTTGCTCCACCAAGGCACTGCTGGCCGGTGACGCGGAAGTGGTATCCAACATCTATCGTGAGCGGATGGCCGCCCGGGGTAACCCCAATGTGATTTGGGGCTACAATCCCAAGACCGGTGAGATCAACTGA
- a CDS encoding formate dehydrogenase subunit gamma has protein sequence MNKWFKHIGLAIALLFSAVCFANGADAPVEPQASDAQIWAQLKDGATGYTTSQSQFHNQPINTYDLRVLELRSDWLAPGLMLALFGMIIIFALFIMVNGISKLHHGFSGKMVHRWSKFDVSIHWLGAIPCLLLILTGLVLLAGRFFFQPYLGEGFWASMVNGAKQVHDVMAIPFMFGWALMTLLWAKNQLPKMYDVKWFMVVGGYINFGPFKGKHPDAGFANAGEKMWFWAFAFFGLIISASGMLLLFPNLFEPSRTLSLIALVLHSISAIIICAFSIVHIFMATVMSEGGMECMVSGYCDENWATQHHNLWYDEIKANGTLKYRD, from the coding sequence ATGAACAAATGGTTCAAACACATAGGCTTGGCTATTGCGCTCTTGTTCAGTGCGGTTTGCTTTGCCAATGGTGCCGATGCACCTGTGGAACCACAAGCGAGCGACGCCCAGATCTGGGCTCAGCTCAAGGATGGGGCAACGGGTTACACCACGTCCCAGAGCCAGTTCCACAACCAGCCGATCAACACCTATGATCTGCGGGTACTGGAGCTGCGCAGCGACTGGCTGGCCCCCGGGTTGATGCTGGCCCTGTTCGGCATGATCATCATTTTTGCCCTGTTTATCATGGTTAACGGTATTTCCAAACTGCACCATGGTTTCTCCGGCAAGATGGTACATCGTTGGTCCAAGTTTGATGTGAGCATTCACTGGCTGGGGGCGATTCCCTGCTTGCTGCTGATCCTCACCGGCTTGGTGCTGTTGGCCGGGCGTTTCTTCTTCCAGCCTTATCTGGGTGAAGGCTTCTGGGCATCCATGGTCAATGGTGCCAAGCAAGTGCACGACGTGATGGCGATTCCCTTCATGTTCGGCTGGGCGCTGATGACTCTGTTGTGGGCCAAGAACCAGTTACCCAAGATGTATGACGTCAAGTGGTTCATGGTCGTGGGCGGGTACATCAACTTCGGTCCTTTCAAGGGCAAACACCCTGATGCCGGCTTTGCCAACGCCGGTGAGAAGATGTGGTTCTGGGCCTTTGCCTTCTTTGGACTGATCATCTCGGCCTCAGGCATGCTGCTGCTGTTCCCCAACCTGTTTGAACCCAGCCGCACCCTGAGCCTGATAGCTCTGGTGTTGCACTCAATCAGTGCCATCATCATCTGTGCCTTCTCCATAGTGCATATCTTTATGGCAACTGTTATGTCTGAAGGTGGTATGGAGTGTATGGTTTCCGGTTACTGTGATGAAAACTGGGCAACTCAACACCACAACCTGTGGTATGACGAGATCAAGGCCAACGGTACTCTGAAATACAGAGACTGA
- a CDS encoding molybdopterin-dependent oxidoreductase: protein MRLTRKTDQVAVAEKPALGLNRRQFLKSAGLATGGIAAASMLGAGMMRKAEAKDVPHDAPTEVKRTICSHCSVGCGIYAEVQNGVWTGQEPAVDHPFNRGGHCAKGASLREHGHGEKRLKYPMKLEGGKWKRLSWEQAINEVGDKMLKIREESGPDSVYFMGSAKFSNEQSYLYRKLAAMWGTNNVDHSARICHSTTVAGVANTWGYGAQTNSFNDMHNAKCMLFIGSNPSEAHPVAMQHILVGKERGAKVIVVDPRFTRTAAKSDEYVHIRPGTDIPFIYGLLWHIFENGWEDQSFIDQRVYGMERIREEVKKYNPAEVEHVAGVGEAQMRRVAKMMAEHKPGTIVWCMGGTQHHVGNANTRAYCILQLALGNMGVSGGGTNIFRGHDNVQGATDFGLLFDNLPGYYGLTSGAWAHWSNVWDLDPAWVSSRFDQGEYLGQKPQTSAGIPCSRWHDGVLEDKNKIAQKDNIRLAFFWGQSVNTETRGREVREALNKMDTVVVVDPFPTMAGVMHQRKDGVYLLPAATQFETYGSVSASNRSLQWRSQVIDPLFESLPDHVIMYKLAKKWGVEKEFCKHIKVNGEEPLVEDVTREFNRGMWTIGYTGQSPERLKMHQENWGTFDFDTLEAPGGPAKGETYGLPWPCWGTPEMKHPGTQILYRTDREVRYGGGNFRARYGVEHNGNNILAEGSFSKGSEIQDGYPEFTDKMLKQLGWWDDLTEEEKKHAEGKNWKTDISGGIQRVAIAHGCIPYGNAKARCIVWNFPDDIPLHREPLYTPRRDLVAKYPTYEDRMVARLPTLYKSIQDKDFAKDFPLALTSGRLVEYEGGGEETRSNPWLAELQQEMFIEISPGDAADRGLRDGDDVWVHSPEGAKIKVKAMVTPRVINGECFMPYHFAGIFEGESLVKNYPEGTVPYVQGESANTVLTYGYDVVTQMQETKSSLCQITKA from the coding sequence ATGCGATTAACCCGCAAAACAGACCAGGTCGCGGTGGCTGAAAAGCCCGCTCTGGGTCTGAATCGTCGTCAGTTCCTTAAGTCTGCCGGTTTGGCTACCGGTGGGATTGCCGCAGCATCTATGCTGGGCGCAGGAATGATGCGTAAAGCCGAGGCCAAAGATGTTCCTCACGATGCACCCACTGAAGTGAAGCGTACTATCTGCTCTCACTGCTCAGTAGGTTGTGGTATCTACGCCGAAGTGCAAAACGGTGTTTGGACCGGGCAGGAGCCTGCCGTGGACCATCCATTCAACCGTGGTGGTCACTGTGCCAAGGGCGCGTCACTGCGTGAGCACGGCCATGGTGAGAAACGTCTCAAGTATCCAATGAAACTCGAAGGCGGTAAGTGGAAGCGTCTCAGCTGGGAGCAGGCTATCAATGAAGTCGGCGACAAGATGCTGAAGATCCGCGAAGAATCCGGCCCTGACTCTGTGTACTTCATGGGTAGTGCCAAGTTCTCCAACGAACAGTCTTACCTGTACCGCAAACTCGCAGCCATGTGGGGCACCAACAACGTCGACCACTCGGCGCGTATTTGTCACTCTACCACTGTAGCCGGTGTGGCCAACACCTGGGGCTATGGTGCGCAAACCAACTCCTTCAACGATATGCACAATGCCAAGTGCATGCTGTTTATCGGCTCCAACCCCAGTGAAGCTCACCCTGTGGCGATGCAACACATTCTGGTAGGTAAAGAGCGCGGTGCCAAAGTCATAGTGGTTGATCCACGTTTCACCCGTACTGCAGCCAAGTCTGACGAGTACGTGCATATCCGTCCCGGTACCGACATTCCTTTCATCTACGGTCTGCTGTGGCATATCTTCGAAAACGGCTGGGAAGATCAGAGCTTTATCGATCAGCGTGTGTACGGCATGGAACGTATCCGCGAAGAGGTGAAGAAGTACAACCCTGCCGAGGTTGAGCATGTTGCCGGTGTCGGTGAAGCTCAGATGCGTCGCGTCGCCAAGATGATGGCCGAGCACAAGCCCGGCACTATCGTTTGGTGTATGGGTGGTACTCAGCACCACGTAGGTAACGCCAATACCCGTGCTTACTGTATCCTGCAGTTGGCTCTGGGTAACATGGGTGTTTCCGGTGGTGGTACCAACATCTTCCGTGGTCACGACAACGTACAGGGCGCCACTGACTTTGGTCTGCTGTTCGATAACCTGCCTGGTTACTATGGTCTGACTTCCGGCGCCTGGGCGCACTGGAGCAATGTGTGGGATCTGGATCCTGCCTGGGTCAGCAGCCGTTTCGACCAAGGCGAGTATCTGGGCCAGAAGCCACAGACTTCAGCCGGTATCCCTTGTTCCCGCTGGCACGACGGTGTGCTGGAAGACAAGAACAAGATTGCCCAGAAAGACAATATCCGTCTGGCCTTCTTCTGGGGTCAGTCTGTCAACACCGAAACCCGTGGCCGTGAGGTGCGTGAAGCACTGAACAAGATGGACACTGTGGTCGTCGTTGACCCATTCCCAACCATGGCCGGTGTTATGCACCAGCGCAAAGATGGCGTTTACCTGCTGCCGGCAGCGACTCAGTTCGAAACCTATGGTTCTGTGTCAGCTTCCAACCGTTCACTGCAGTGGCGTTCTCAGGTCATTGACCCGCTGTTCGAGTCGCTGCCTGACCATGTGATCATGTACAAGCTGGCCAAGAAATGGGGCGTTGAGAAAGAGTTCTGTAAGCACATCAAGGTCAACGGTGAAGAGCCGCTGGTTGAAGATGTCACCCGCGAGTTCAACCGCGGTATGTGGACCATAGGTTACACAGGTCAGAGCCCTGAGCGTCTGAAGATGCACCAGGAAAACTGGGGTACCTTCGACTTTGATACCCTCGAAGCACCCGGCGGCCCAGCCAAGGGTGAAACTTATGGTCTGCCATGGCCATGTTGGGGCACGCCTGAGATGAAACATCCAGGTACCCAAATCCTCTATCGTACCGACCGTGAAGTCCGCTACGGCGGTGGTAACTTCCGTGCCCGTTACGGTGTTGAGCACAATGGCAATAACATACTTGCCGAAGGTTCCTTCTCCAAAGGCAGTGAGATTCAGGATGGTTACCCTGAGTTTACCGACAAGATGCTCAAGCAGCTGGGTTGGTGGGATGACCTGACCGAAGAAGAGAAGAAACACGCCGAAGGCAAAAACTGGAAAACCGATATTTCCGGTGGTATTCAGCGTGTGGCCATAGCTCACGGCTGTATCCCTTATGGTAACGCCAAGGCTCGTTGTATCGTATGGAACTTCCCGGACGACATTCCGTTGCACCGTGAACCTCTGTACACGCCTCGTCGTGACCTGGTCGCCAAGTACCCCACCTACGAAGACCGTATGGTGGCGCGTCTGCCGACCCTGTACAAGTCAATTCAGGACAAAGACTTCGCCAAAGACTTCCCGCTGGCACTGACCTCTGGTCGTCTGGTGGAATATGAAGGCGGCGGTGAAGAAACCCGTTCCAACCCCTGGCTGGCCGAGTTGCAGCAGGAGATGTTTATCGAGATCAGCCCAGGCGATGCAGCCGACCGCGGTCTACGCGATGGCGACGATGTTTGGGTACACAGCCCCGAAGGCGCCAAGATCAAGGTCAAGGCCATGGTAACGCCAAGGGTGATCAACGGTGAATGTTTCATGCCGTACCACTTCGCCGGTATCTTCGAAGGCGAGAGCCTGGTGAAGAACTATCCGGAAGGTACTGTACCTTACGTTCAGGGTGAATCGGCCAACACGGTTCTGACTTACGGCTATGATGTGGTGACACAGATGCAGGAAACCAAATCCAGCCTGTGCCAGATCACCAAAGCCTAA
- the fdh3B gene encoding formate dehydrogenase FDH3 subunit beta, which yields MATMKFLCDTKRCIECNGCVTACKNENDSALEWGIQRRRVVTIKDGQPGEASISVACMHCSDAPCMAVCPANCFYRTEDGIVLHNKDTCIGCGYCLYACPFGAPQFPKSGAFGSRGKMDKCTFCAGGPEENHSDAERQKYGANRIAEGKLPMCAELCATKALLAGDAEVVSGIYRERVAYRGAENGAWK from the coding sequence ATGGCTACAATGAAATTTCTGTGTGATACCAAGCGCTGCATTGAATGTAATGGCTGTGTCACCGCTTGTAAAAACGAAAACGACTCCGCTCTCGAGTGGGGTATCCAACGTCGCCGTGTAGTGACCATCAAAGATGGTCAGCCCGGCGAGGCCTCAATCTCTGTGGCTTGTATGCATTGCAGCGACGCGCCTTGTATGGCCGTGTGTCCTGCCAACTGCTTCTACCGCACCGAAGATGGCATAGTGCTGCACAACAAAGATACCTGTATCGGTTGTGGATACTGCCTCTATGCCTGCCCATTCGGCGCACCTCAGTTCCCGAAATCAGGTGCCTTCGGCTCCCGTGGCAAGATGGACAAATGTACCTTCTGTGCCGGTGGTCCTGAAGAAAACCATTCGGATGCCGAGCGTCAGAAATACGGTGCCAACCGTATTGCAGAAGGCAAGCTGCCTATGTGTGCCGAACTCTGTGCAACCAAGGCCCTGCTGGCCGGTGATGCGGAAGTGGTTTCCGGCATCTACCGCGAGCGTGTGGCTTATCGCGGTGCCGAAAACGGCGCCTGGAAGTAA
- a CDS encoding TorD/DmsD family molecular chaperone produces MTETVREVSENDQLRADIYQLLAALLRRHPSPELLSFLGDLEVDANDDSDMTKAWLALKLAAVQFDSNQLEDEYFNIFLGVGSGEILPYGSWFMTGSLMDKPLALLRQDLMQLGFEREENVKEPEDHVAALCEVMSVLLLEAPAHQQLAFYRRHIGSWIIRFFDTLSRCPSAAFYAVVAQLGRAFFETEINEFEQLVLSTPVVETPAVQIQPKASELA; encoded by the coding sequence ATGACCGAAACAGTAAGAGAAGTATCAGAAAACGATCAGCTTAGAGCAGATATCTATCAGCTGCTGGCGGCGCTGCTGAGACGCCACCCCAGCCCGGAATTGCTGAGTTTTCTTGGCGACCTCGAAGTCGACGCCAATGACGACAGTGATATGACCAAGGCCTGGTTGGCGCTCAAGTTGGCGGCCGTCCAGTTCGACAGTAATCAGTTGGAAGATGAGTATTTCAACATCTTCCTCGGCGTGGGCTCGGGGGAAATCCTGCCCTATGGCAGCTGGTTTATGACAGGTTCGCTGATGGACAAGCCCTTGGCTTTGCTGCGTCAGGATCTGATGCAGCTGGGCTTCGAGCGCGAAGAAAACGTCAAGGAGCCGGAAGATCATGTTGCCGCCCTGTGCGAGGTGATGAGCGTATTGCTGCTGGAAGCTCCGGCCCATCAGCAACTGGCCTTCTACCGCCGCCATATCGGCAGCTGGATCATACGTTTCTTCGATACCTTGTCCCGTTGTCCCTCCGCCGCGTTTTACGCCGTGGTGGCACAACTCGGCCGGGCCTTCTTTGAAACCGAAATCAATGAGTTTGAACAGCTGGTGCTGAGCACGCCCGTGGTGGAAACCCCGGCGGTACAGATCCAGCCCAAGGCCAGCGAGTTGGCCTGA
- a CDS encoding twin-arginine translocation signal domain-containing protein has protein sequence MKKQASDMGRRQLLKALAIGSAAGAVATVSGQALAAKPEAPEVPKGEGYRETDHVRNYYASLRNK, from the coding sequence ATGAAGAAGCAAGCTTCCGACATGGGTCGTCGTCAACTGCTCAAGGCATTGGCGATCGGCAGTGCGGCAGGCGCGGTTGCGACTGTCAGTGGTCAAGCCTTGGCGGCCAAGCCTGAAGCACCAGAAGTGCCAAAGGGTGAGGGCTACCGTGAGACTGACCATGTGCGCAATTATTACGCCTCACTGCGTAACAAATAA
- a CDS encoding molybdopterin-dependent oxidoreductase, with translation MKLTRTSNVAPKADKPKLGISRRQFMKNAGITAGGIAAASMLGAGMMRRAEAKDVPHDAPIEVKRTICSACAVGCGLYAEVQNGVWTGQEPAFDHPFNAGGHCAKGAALREHGHGEKRLKYPMKLEGGKWKRISWDQAINEVGDKMLKIRQESGPDSVYFMGSAKFSNEGCYMYRKLAAMWGTNNVDHSARICHSTTVAGVANTWGYGAQTNSFNDIQNARAIFFIGANPAEAHPVSMQHILIAKEKNNAKLIVVDPRFSRTAAHADLHCSIRPGTDIPFIYGMLWHIFENGWEDKTFIKERVFEMETIRAEAKKFPPKEVANITGCSEEYLYQAAKMMADNRPGTVVWCMGGTQHHVGNANTRAYCILQLALGNMGVSGGGTNIFRGHDNVQGATDLGLLFDNLPGYYGLTSAAWQHWTHVWDLDMEWMKSRFDQGTYLGREPMTTPGIPCSRWHDGVLEDKQKLAQKDNVRLAFFWGQSVNTETRQRDVRDALDKMDTVVVVDPFPTMAGVMHRRKDGVYLLPAATQFETRGSISNSGRSIQWREQVIEPLFESKTDIEIMYRLAQKLGFAEQYTKRIKKENGLPLIEDITREINRGMWTIGMSGQSPERLKQHTMNWGTFSNKTLEAEGGPCKGETYGLPWPCWGTPEMKHPGTQILYNTSKHVKDGGGNFRARYGVEYQGKNLLAEGSFSKGAEIQDGYPEFSDKLLKQLGWWDELTAEEKAEAEGKNWKTDLSGGIVRVAIKHGCIPFGNAKARCIVWTFPDQVPVHREPLYTARRDLVAKYPTYDDMQVHRLPTLYKSIQEKDVSGKYPLVLTSGRLVEYEGGGEESRSNPWLAELQQEMFVEINPGDAADRGIRDGEKVWLEGAEGGRILVQAMVTPRVKPGVTWMPYHFAGIMHGESLEPNYPEGTVPYVLGESCNTALTYGYDPVTQMQETKASLCQIVKA, from the coding sequence ATGAAGTTAACTCGCACATCCAATGTCGCCCCTAAGGCTGACAAACCAAAACTGGGGATCAGCCGTCGTCAGTTTATGAAGAATGCCGGTATTACTGCCGGTGGTATCGCTGCCGCCTCTATGCTGGGTGCCGGCATGATGCGTCGTGCCGAAGCCAAAGATGTACCTCATGATGCGCCTATCGAAGTCAAGCGTACTATTTGTAGTGCCTGTGCCGTAGGTTGTGGTCTGTATGCCGAAGTACAAAACGGTGTTTGGACTGGTCAGGAGCCTGCCTTCGATCACCCATTCAACGCCGGTGGTCACTGTGCCAAAGGTGCTGCACTGCGCGAGCACGGCCATGGTGAGAAGCGTCTCAAGTATCCAATGAAGCTTGAAGGCGGTAAGTGGAAGCGTATCAGCTGGGATCAGGCCATCAACGAAGTTGGTGACAAGATGCTGAAGATCCGCCAGGAATCGGGTCCGGATTCTGTTTACTTTATGGGTAGTGCCAAGTTCTCCAACGAAGGCTGCTACATGTATCGTAAGCTGGCCGCCATGTGGGGTACCAACAACGTCGACCACTCTGCCCGTATTTGTCACTCTACCACTGTAGCCGGTGTGGCCAACACCTGGGGCTATGGTGCGCAAACCAACTCTTTCAACGACATTCAGAATGCCCGCGCCATCTTCTTCATTGGTGCCAACCCTGCAGAAGCACACCCTGTTTCCATGCAGCACATTCTGATCGCCAAAGAGAAGAACAATGCCAAGCTGATCGTGGTTGATCCACGTTTCTCCCGCACCGCGGCTCATGCCGATCTGCATTGCTCTATCCGTCCGGGTACCGACATTCCGTTTATCTATGGTATGTTGTGGCATATCTTCGAAAACGGCTGGGAAGACAAGACTTTCATCAAAGAACGTGTGTTCGAGATGGAAACCATCCGTGCAGAAGCCAAGAAGTTCCCACCTAAAGAAGTGGCCAACATCACTGGCTGTAGCGAGGAGTACCTGTACCAGGCCGCCAAGATGATGGCCGATAACCGTCCAGGCACTGTGGTTTGGTGTATGGGTGGTACCCAGCACCACGTAGGTAATGCCAACACCCGTGCTTACTGTATCCTGCAGTTGGCTCTGGGTAACATGGGTGTTTCCGGTGGTGGTACCAACATCTTCCGTGGTCACGATAACGTACAGGGCGCTACCGACCTGGGTCTGCTGTTCGATAACCTGCCAGGTTACTACGGCCTGACCTCTGCGGCATGGCAACACTGGACCCACGTATGGGATCTGGATATGGAGTGGATGAAGAGCCGCTTCGACCAGGGTACTTACCTGGGCCGCGAACCTATGACTACTCCGGGTATTCCTTGTTCCCGTTGGCACGACGGTGTGTTGGAAGACAAGCAGAAGCTGGCACAGAAAGACAACGTGCGCCTGGCCTTCTTCTGGGGTCAGTCTGTCAACACTGAAACCCGTCAGCGTGACGTGCGTGATGCACTGGACAAGATGGATACAGTCGTTGTTGTTGACCCATTCCCAACTATGGCCGGTGTTATGCACCGTCGTAAGGATGGCGTCTACCTGCTGCCTGCCGCGACTCAGTTTGAGACCCGTGGTTCCATCTCCAACTCAGGCCGTTCTATCCAATGGCGTGAGCAGGTTATCGAGCCGCTGTTCGAGTCCAAGACAGATATCGAAATCATGTATCGTCTGGCACAGAAACTGGGCTTCGCCGAGCAGTACACCAAGCGTATCAAGAAAGAGAATGGTCTGCCTCTGATCGAAGACATCACTCGCGAAATCAACCGCGGTATGTGGACTATCGGTATGTCCGGCCAAAGCCCTGAGCGTTTGAAGCAACACACAATGAACTGGGGCACTTTCTCCAACAAGACTCTGGAAGCCGAAGGTGGCCCATGCAAGGGCGAAACCTATGGTCTGCCTTGGCCATGTTGGGGTACACCTGAGATGAAGCATCCAGGTACCCAGATCCTCTATAACACAAGCAAGCACGTCAAAGACGGTGGCGGTAACTTCCGTGCCCGTTACGGTGTGGAATATCAAGGCAAGAACCTGCTGGCCGAAGGCTCCTTTTCCAAAGGTGCTGAAATCCAGGACGGTTATCCTGAGTTCTCCGACAAGCTGCTCAAGCAATTGGGCTGGTGGGACGAGCTGACTGCTGAAGAGAAAGCCGAAGCCGAAGGCAAGAACTGGAAGACCGACCTTTCAGGCGGTATTGTCCGGGTTGCCATCAAGCACGGTTGCATCCCATTCGGTAACGCCAAGGCCCGTTGTATCGTGTGGACCTTCCCTGATCAGGTGCCAGTACACCGCGAGCCGCTGTACACAGCCCGTCGCGATCTGGTAGCCAAGTACCCAACTTATGACGACATGCAAGTACATCGTCTGCCGACTCTGTACAAGTCTATCCAGGAGAAAGATGTCAGTGGCAAGTACCCACTGGTACTGACTTCCGGTCGTCTGGTGGAATACGAGGGTGGTGGTGAAGAATCACGCTCCAACCCATGGCTGGCCGAGCTGCAGCAGGAGATGTTCGTTGAGATCAACCCTGGTGATGCTGCCGACCGCGGTATCCGTGACGGTGAGAAGGTATGGCTGGAAGGCGCCGAAGGCGGCCGAATTCTGGTTCAAGCCATGGTGACCCCAAGGGTTAAACCTGGTGTGACCTGGATGCCTTACCACTTTGCCGGGATCATGCACGGCGAGAGCCTGGAGCCCAACTATCCGGAAGGCACTGTGCCTTACGTATTGGGTGAATCCTGTAACACTGCGCTGACCTATGGTTATGACCCAGTGACTCAGATGCAGGAAACCAAGGCGTCGCTTTGTCAGATCGTCAAAGCATAA
- a CDS encoding formate dehydrogenase subunit gamma, which produces MLIKSLRSLFALLVLVAGLGFASTAMAADEQSSQQQAQAQTSEADLWRAVKSGESGYTTAKGVETGVLINVAGNQGKELRNQYLTPIMAIAVVGVFGAFVLFYLVNGPSKLHHGFSGKLVFRWSKADLIIHWVVAISCLILIFTGLNIMLGKHVLQPYVSGDIWAALIYGSKTIHDWVGPLFIASWAVLVVKWMPDQLFKSYDLKWFMLVGGYINFGPFKGKHPDSGFANAGEKMWFWTLAIFGLFISISGIMMVLPNLDLPREASMAALLVHGISATLIIAFTIVHIWMATVLSEGGMECMKSGYCDENWAMQHHNVWYDEIKANGTLKYRDN; this is translated from the coding sequence ATGTTAATCAAATCACTGCGCAGTCTGTTCGCTCTGCTGGTATTGGTTGCCGGGCTGGGGTTTGCTTCCACAGCCATGGCCGCCGATGAACAGTCGAGCCAGCAACAGGCGCAGGCGCAAACCAGTGAGGCCGATCTTTGGCGCGCGGTAAAATCCGGTGAATCCGGCTATACCACAGCCAAGGGGGTTGAAACCGGCGTGCTGATCAACGTGGCCGGTAATCAGGGCAAGGAGCTGCGCAATCAGTACCTGACACCCATTATGGCGATTGCCGTAGTCGGCGTGTTTGGGGCGTTCGTGCTCTTTTACCTGGTGAATGGACCATCCAAGCTGCACCACGGTTTTTCCGGCAAGTTGGTGTTCCGTTGGAGTAAGGCGGACCTGATCATCCACTGGGTAGTGGCGATCAGCTGTCTTATCCTGATCTTCACCGGACTCAACATCATGTTGGGCAAGCATGTGCTGCAACCCTATGTCAGTGGCGATATTTGGGCGGCACTGATCTATGGCTCCAAGACGATCCACGATTGGGTCGGGCCACTGTTTATCGCCTCCTGGGCGGTACTGGTGGTGAAATGGATGCCGGATCAGCTGTTCAAGAGCTATGACCTCAAGTGGTTCATGCTGGTGGGTGGCTACATCAACTTCGGCCCCTTCAAGGGTAAGCACCCGGATTCGGGCTTTGCCAACGCCGGTGAGAAGATGTGGTTCTGGACCCTGGCCATTTTCGGTCTGTTTATCAGCATTTCCGGCATCATGATGGTGCTGCCCAACCTGGATTTGCCCCGTGAAGCCTCAATGGCGGCGTTGTTGGTGCATGGTATCAGTGCCACGCTCATTATCGCCTTCACCATAGTGCATATCTGGATGGCAACCGTACTGTCTGAGGGCGGTATGGAGTGTATGAAGTCCGGTTACTGTGATGAGAACTGGGCGATGCAGCATCACAATGTCTGGTATGACGAAATCAAGGCCAACGGTACGCTCAAATATCGAGATAATTGA
- a CDS encoding twin-arginine translocation signal domain-containing protein produces MKDQKPDLNRRSLLKAITIGSAAGAAIAATGVSAAQANEPVEAKSAKKGYHETAHIRSYYNSLRS; encoded by the coding sequence ATGAAAGACCAGAAGCCAGATCTGAACCGCAGATCCCTGCTGAAGGCTATCACCATAGGCAGTGCCGCGGGTGCCGCGATTGCTGCTACAGGGGTGAGCGCCGCTCAGGCCAATGAGCCTGTTGAAGCGAAGTCCGCAAAAAAGGGCTATCACGAAACAGCGCATATCCGCAGCTATTACAACAGCCTGCGTAGCTAA